The stretch of DNA ATTTCATTTAtcttccttcttttttgcACTCTTATAcctttttcattctttttttgtaatttttcgCAACctaaaaaataataagaGAAACTTGCTAATAACAAAGTTCATGGCGTCAATTCCTGaacttctttctttcctaTTACTAGTTTGCTTCCTTACCGTGCTAGATATTTTAAGATCCCTTATCACCATCATGTCTgctaacaataataataacaataatcacaacaacaatagcaaTGCATTGCAAAATCCTGTTTCACCAAAACCTACTGAAGGAAATTCCAAACAAGAATCTGAGAATACAGTTACCAACGAGTTACCCACTTTCCAACATTTGAAACATTATCCACTTGtgaattcaacaaaatcgGCTATTGAACTTATTCCTTTGAGTAAAAGTGTATTTTCAATCATGGggaattcattttcatttgtcAGAAGTTATCAACCAATGAAATATATTGTGGGTAGAAGTGACACTTTGACAAATCGAGCacttgatgaaattgataaatggTTACCAAGTTTACAAACGGTTGAAGTTCAAGACATTACTACACCAATCACCAAACCAGTAAATGATACCGTTGAAACTGTTCAAAATACTATCACTGCCGTTAATGGTTCCgttaataaaaattttgttgatcCAACAAAAAGTGCACTAGGTTCAgttaaagaagaatttcaaaatcatgTGTATGATGCTGAAGGTAAAGGGATAATTTCAAGTCAAGCTGATCCCATGGTAGCTCCATTAAATCATACTTTGGagcaatttgttgataatcatTTCCCTAATACTAAAAAAGTTCCAACTGAAGGTCACGCTAGTGAAATATCGAGAACATTCAAGATTGTCGGGAATTTGATATCAAGAGGCGAAAAGGAGaaggaaaaagagaaagagtCTCTGGATAAAAGTAAACCAGAAAAGACAAAATCATAATGACGATGTTGGTTCTATAGCTACTAGGTTTATTCAAGGGATAGTTAACTCTAAATatatatcaaattttttctttcttagTTATTGGTTGTGAAGAAAATACTGtaagaataataaacatGATGCCCGTCTGTAGTTTGACATGTATTATGCTGttaaaatttgatcaaaaatGTATTAATgtacaacaaaaatataaacataaaaaatataaaactcAACTAATCCTTAgacttcttcttctttttctttggaGTTTCTTCTCCATCATCTGATTTTCTCTTCTTATCTTTcttatctttcttttcctttttatctttcttttcctttttatctttcttttccttcttttcctttttatccttcttttctttcttttctttcttttctttcttttccttcttcACTTGCTCTTCATCACTGACCATGTCAACatctttttgttcttcaGCACCAGCAAGATCTTGTCCATTCAAAGCCAAAGCAGCTTTAATAGCATCGGAATTCTTCATTGGAGCTGAACCAGTGTCGTAAAATTTCAATCTATCTTCAACttgtttcttcaaaatttcaCCAAAAGCAGTAGTTGGTTCTTCGgaataattatcaattctAGAAGCAATAGAACATTTGTTAGCCAAATATCTAGAAATTCTACCCTTGTTTTTGGCACTAGCTTTACCAATAAAAGATGaatgataaatcaaacCATATTTTGGTGTGTTACCCTTAGTTTTCAAGGCTCTGAACAAAGCCTTTTCAGCACCCAATATTTGAACAGTAGAAGCAGCTTGTTTGGATAAATTAGTCAAAGAACCAGCATGGGAAATCAATCTAGCACCAACAACTTCACCAATCAAAGTTGACAAGTTAGGAGCAACAGTGTGCATCTTATCAGTAAGATATTTGTACAATTGTTGTCTGTATTCATAAAGATTTACTACTCTTTGAGCAAAAGTTATAACATTATCCATGTCTTGTTCACTGATATCTTGACCCATGGAGATTTTAGCATTATCAATGACTCTTTGAGCTAATCCTGAATCATCATTCAAAATGGCAGCAACATCATGCAATGAATCGTCAGTCAATGAAGCCTTGTCTTTGATGGACAAGGCCAATTTGGCATAACTATAATTGTCAGGAACAATCTTGGCCAATTCAGGGAAATGCCATCCATACCATTCTTTAACTCTCATGGCAAAAGTGTTGATATCTTTATCTAATTGATCCAACAAAGCAATAGCTTGAATGATATGGTTATCATTTTTCTGTACGGAAAACTTAACTTTAGCTCTAGAAAAGGCATGACCTAAACCTAATTGAGCTCTTTCAATATCACCTTCTTGTAAatctttgaataatttaGCACCATGGACTCTGATACCTCTAAGGAAATCttgaacaatttcattagaTAAAACATCAACATTTGGGAAAACTTCTTTGATTGAAGGACCCAAATTTTTATCAGAAACACCAAGagcaattctttttttagaaGATGTTTTAGGTAAATTTAATTCTAAAATAGATTGTAAATATGGTGAGACTAACCCTTCGGAAATATCATTAGCATTTTCTAAAGCTTGAGCTGCACCTTTAAATGGAGCAAATGATACTAATTCCAccattttggaaaatttggATAAATCATTGGCGGCTTCTTGGACTTCTTTCAGTCTTGATGCAATGTCATCTTGTTGAATTAATACTTTGAATATACCATATCCAGTAGCTTCttcaaaaagaagataatCTAATCCAGGCATATTTGAAGAGATAAAGAAGGTTTGGTTGTGATTAggtttgaattgaaaaagtgaaattttatctggtcttttttttttctttcttcttacttttctttttccaaatttttctcACTGTagagaaaattttttgatgaGATGAGCGGAAGCGACGAAAGAGTGAGAGAGAGATACAAAGAGAAAAACATAAATAAGTTTTCTAATCACGTGAACAACTACTAGTAGTGCACTTAAGTTCAGATTATTTGTATATTAAATGAACATCTTTTATTTATGCAAAATTTATATCCCAAcccaattcttttaatagATTATGCCAATCGACTACTTTACTACCATCAGGATTATCCTTCCAAATTTTCTGCAACACAAAGCTTACTCGACAAACATTCCAGAGACcatataatttaataaatttgtttattctATGTCTCATCAGCTCCTGGTCGTGTCTGGAAACACAATGGATACCAGAAATAAATATGGGGAACACCAAAGAAGCTTGAACTGAAGTCCCCACTAATACATCTAGACATTtgattaaatcattatttaagACTTGACTTTCTAACATTGAAGGATTACATTTCATAATTGATTGTCTTAAAAACAATTTGGCACTTAATTGAAATGCCTCAAACAAAGTTAATTgtaattctaattcttgATCCGTTAATCCCACCAAATCTTTTGCTGCTGGCTTGgattcatcaatttgtttctcTAAATTTTTTACTTTGGAAATAactgataataatatttgacTTGCCTTACCATGATCACTAAGTTGTGATTcacaatcatcatcatcatccaCGTTACCATCTGCATCCTCATTATTCAACTTTTCAACAACTCCAGGAGGTGTACCAGTGAATTCTCGACTATAAAAAATGtccaattgttttttaCTTTCATATAACAATGTAGATATATCACCAATTATTCGGTATAAATTTTTCGAAATTCCCAATAAGGGGTTCAAATTACCCAATGAAAACCCATCATCATCTCTAAATATAAAATCGTATTCTTCAGATGGGAAATAAGTACCTCTTTCACTAGATGAACTTGCTAATAAATCGTGATAAgcaaaatttgaaatcaaccAATGTTCTTCCTTCAGTTTATTGAAACTTAAAATCCCTccattatttgataataatttccaCCCCCAATGTAAATATACTGACCAATTCTTGACATCACCTTTACAAATTTCTGCGGCAcataaaatcattaatgtGGCTAACATATTAACAATCATTTGTCGATCATGATGAGGTCTATCAAAcattgatttattcaaatgatCCAAGGCATATTCAAGATATTTGACTCCTTCTTCTGACCAATGTCCACCTAAATGGAAACCCGACCACGCCAAAATGGCATATAAAACACCTTTATCTCTATGTGCCAAAGGTAAGAAAACTTTTTGAtatgaatttgattcattttgTGATATTGGCGCAATAGATATTTTTTTCGATAAAACATCTgcataataattataaagaTATGAACTAGTAggatcaattaattcagGAATATAAGTCGGTGAAGGTGGGATTTGAGGATGATGTAAAAATAAGTTTAAActtgaaatcaaatcaacataGGAAATGTTGGAACCATTAATTGGGTGAGAAGAATTTTCAAACGACTCTAATGCCCCATTGAAATCTGGTGATGTTAGAATTTCTCGTAGTTCAGGATTGTCTAAATCAACATCTAAGGTTTGAATTTTATCTTCGTCGTTAtctgtttcaatttcatgaCCACCTCTTACATGATTATGGCCACTGTCCTCTAAAAAACCAACttgatgatggtgattATGATTATGCAGTGAATTAACATCTCGAAGAAAAGTCAAGAATGTTGATGGCGAGTTTACTTCCAGTTCAGTACCATTTTCACGGATTATCTCTTCCACtgattttgtttcttgTGTTGTATTCTCTGGATGTGGTTGAGGTTTCAGTGGTGAGAACTCTTGTTCTTCCAGGGAGCCTGCTGGATGTATTAGATTTTGTATT from Candida albicans SC5314 chromosome R, complete sequence encodes:
- a CDS encoding uncharacterized protein (Ortholog(s) have lipid particle localization), translating into MASIPELLSFLLLVCFLTVLDILRSLITIMSANNNNNNNHNNNSNALQNPVSPKPTEGNSKQESENTVTNELPTFQHLKHYPLVNSTKSAIELIPLSKSVFSIMGNSFSFVRSYQPMKYIVGRSDTLTNRALDEIDKWLPSLQTVEVQDITTPITKPVNDTVETVQNTITAVNGSVNKNFVDPTKSALGSVKEEFQNHVYDAEGKGIISSQADPMVAPLNHTLEQFVDNHFPNTKKVPTEGHASEISRTFKIVGNLISRGEKEKEKEKESSDKSKPEKTKS
- the SIK1 gene encoding snoRNP complex protein (Putative U3 snoRNP protein; Hap43p-induced gene; physically interacts with TAP-tagged Nop1p); this translates as MPGLDYLLFEEATGYGIFKVLIQQDDIASRSKEVQEAANDLSKFSKMVELVSFAPFKGAAQALENANDISEGLVSPYLQSILELNLPKTSSKKRIALGVSDKNLGPSIKEVFPNVDVLSNEIVQDFLRGIRVHGAKLFKDLQEGDIERAQLGLGHAFSRAKVKFSVQKNDNHIIQAIALLDQLDKDINTFAMRVKEWYGWHFPELAKIVPDNYSYAKLALSIKDKASLTDDSLHDVAAILNDDSGLAQRVIDNAKISMGQDISEQDMDNVITFAQRVVNLYEYRQQLYKYLTDKMHTVAPNLSTLIGEVVGARLISHAGSLTNLSKQAASTVQILGAEKALFRALKTKGNTPKYGLIYHSSFIGKASAKNKGRISRYLANKCSIASRIDNYSEEPTTAFGEILKKQVEDRLKFYDTGSAPMKNSDAIKAALALNGQDLAGAEEQKDVDMVSDEEQVKKEKKEKKEKKEKKDKKEKKEKKDKKEKKDKKEKKDKKDKKRKSDDGEETPKKKKKKSKD
- the UGA3 gene encoding Uga3p (Zn(II)2Cys6 transcription factor; required for utilization of gamma-aminobutyrate (GABA) as a nitrogen source; mutants display decreased CFU in mouse kidneys; Spider biofilm induced) — translated: MIVTFNSRSQRKEGNKIDSDTTTTTTTTPTTAATGTTAVLTVKHEEEGSQKNVKHINGSKDYYKFKDGRSRNGCLTCKVRKKKCSEEKPVCNDCSRFGKNCIYITDSMTEQEIKDLKKSVELQERNHKLRKRKPKSKNSTESTKLATPDHTHLSDSISPVPRKKAKRSNKIDVEANTRVEDSSDPFKAFSYNSTLQTATNPSSPGPTIPPNSPAIQNLIHPAGSSEEQEFSPSKPQPHPENTTQETKSVEEIIRENGTESEVNSPSTFLTFLRDVNSSHNHNHHHQVGFLEDSGHNHVRGGHEIETDNDEDKIQTLDVDLDNPELREILTSPDFNGALESFENSSHPINGSNISYVDLISSLNLFLHHPQIPPSPTYIPELIDPTSSYLYNYYADVLSKKISIAPISQNESNSYQKVFLPLAHRDKGVLYAILAWSGFHLGGHWSEEGVKYLEYALDHLNKSMFDRPHHDRQMIVNMLATLMILCAAEICKGDVKNWSVYLHWGWKLLSNNGGILSFNKSKEEHWLISNFAYHDLLASSSSERGTYFPSEEYDFIFRDDDGFSLGNLNPLLGISKNLYRIIGDISTLLYESKKQLDIFYSREFTGTPPGVVEKLNNEDADGNVDDDDDCESQLSDHGKASQILLSVISKVKNLEKQIDESKPAAKDLVGLTDQELELQLTLFEAFQLSAKLFLRQSIMKCNPSMLESQVLNNDLIKCLDVLVGTSVQASLVFPIFISGIHCVSRHDQESMRHRINKFIKLYGLWNVCRVSFVLQKIWKDNPDGSKVVDWHNLLKELGWDINFA